One region of Streptococcus parasanguinis genomic DNA includes:
- a CDS encoding aldose 1-epimerase family protein: MVIALKNDDLEVQCKTFGGELSSIRSKEGIEYLWQGDPEYWSGQAPVLFPICGSVRNGQVQYHLKDGVKTGQLPRHGLIRKREFELKEQTDHRLVFEITSNDESLQNYPYHFRVEIAYELKGKEITITYRVQNLESDQVMPYFIGGHPAFRCPLLADEDYEDYELIFEKEESCSVPLLFTETGLVDRLQRTPFLDHSRSLPLRHELFEKDAIILDQLASKSVQLLSKKSGKGLEFAFADFENLVLWSTNNKGPFIALEPWTGISTSAEEGDFFEDKKGVIQLAPQETRSHQYRITIL; encoded by the coding sequence ATGGTGATTGCATTAAAAAATGATGATCTAGAAGTACAATGTAAGACATTTGGTGGGGAATTGAGCTCCATTCGAAGTAAGGAAGGCATAGAATATCTCTGGCAGGGGGACCCAGAGTATTGGTCAGGACAAGCGCCGGTTCTGTTTCCGATTTGCGGGAGTGTTCGTAATGGCCAAGTGCAGTATCATCTAAAAGATGGAGTGAAGACAGGCCAGCTTCCAAGACACGGCCTCATTCGCAAAAGAGAGTTTGAACTAAAAGAACAAACAGACCATCGTCTTGTCTTTGAAATTACCTCTAACGACGAAAGCTTACAAAATTATCCCTACCATTTTCGAGTGGAAATCGCTTATGAATTGAAAGGAAAAGAAATCACTATCACCTATCGCGTGCAAAATCTAGAGTCAGATCAAGTCATGCCTTATTTCATTGGAGGGCATCCAGCCTTTCGTTGTCCCCTTTTAGCAGATGAAGACTATGAAGACTACGAGTTGATTTTTGAAAAAGAAGAAAGCTGTAGCGTTCCTCTCTTGTTCACAGAAACCGGTTTGGTTGATCGCCTGCAGCGGACGCCATTTTTAGACCATAGTCGTAGCCTACCTTTGCGCCATGAACTATTTGAAAAAGACGCCATTATTTTAGATCAATTAGCTTCTAAATCTGTGCAGCTCCTCTCGAAAAAATCTGGTAAAGGTTTGGAATTTGCCTTTGCAGATTTTGAGAATCTCGTCCTTTGGTCTACCAATAACAAGGGTCCTTTCATTGCCTTGGAGCCTTGGACGGGTATTTCCACATCTGCAGAAGAGGGCGATTTCTTCGAAGATAAAAAAGGTGTGATCCAGTTGGCTCCCCAAGAGACACGGAGTCACCAGTACCGTATCACCATTTTGTAA
- a CDS encoding GIY-YIG nuclease family protein, which translates to METKAYMYVLECADGSLYTGYTTDVEKRLKTHNAGKGAKYTRARLPVKLLYQESYPDKPSAMSAEALFKKKSRQAKLNYIKKNRRTP; encoded by the coding sequence ATGGAAACTAAAGCTTACATGTATGTCCTAGAGTGTGCGGATGGCTCCCTCTACACTGGCTACACCACGGATGTCGAAAAACGCCTAAAGACTCACAATGCTGGAAAAGGCGCCAAATACACACGGGCTCGTCTCCCTGTTAAACTTCTTTACCAAGAATCCTATCCAGATAAACCCTCTGCTATGTCTGCCGAGGCTCTCTTTAAAAAGAAATCGCGCCAAGCAAAGCTAAACTATATCAAAAAGAACCGTCGAACTCCATAG